One region of Megalopta genalis isolate 19385.01 chromosome 15, iyMegGena1_principal, whole genome shotgun sequence genomic DNA includes:
- the rtet gene encoding major facilitator superfamily domain-containing protein rtet: MSIIKDNTVQVVFISLLLDLLAFTMILPLLPALLDHYKDVESDQGLYFKILHYIQSARKLFNAPDKVSTVLYGGFLGSMYSFLQFLGSPIVGALSDIYGRKPLMLLSLTGIMLSYLLWALSSNFTIFVIARFVGGISKGNISLSMAIITDVTSPKTRGKAMALVGIAFSIGFIVGPMIGGFFAWSSSNNREGTWYLVPAMFAFFLTAGDLCFIAFNLRESLPKKCRAVSLKSGITGAIAYINPIDLFQFNGVSGLSLQDKKCLKTLGYVYFMYLFLYSGLEFTLTFLTHYLFEFTSMQQGWMFLGIGLVMALLQGGWVRTIPPNKTKSTAELGLWLIIPAFVCIGIAENLLMLSIGVLLFAISTAMVVTCMMTLVSQIGPENQKGVITGVFRSLGALARACGPIIASSAFWCIGSKTTYLIGAVLLVFPPLILQGIK; encoded by the exons ATGTCTATAATAAAAGACAATACCGTTCAAGTGGTGTTCATTTCTTTGCTTTTGGATCTTTTAGCATTTACTATGATACTACCACTGTTACCAGCTTTGTTAGATCATTATAAAGATGTAGAAAGCGATCAAGGTTTATATTTTAAGATTTTACATTATATACAAAGCGCAAGAAAATTATTTAATGCTCCTGACAAAGTTAGTACAGTACTATATGGAG GCTTCCTTGGTTCCATGTACTCCTTTTTACAATTCTTGGGTTCGCCAATTGTAGGAGCATTATCTGATATATATGGAAGAAAGCCTCTAATGTTGTTAAGTTTGACAGGCATTATGTTGTCTTATTTGTTATGGGCATTATCttctaattttactatatttgtgATAGCCAGATTTGTTGGCGGTATTAGCAAAGGAAATATTAGTTTGTCAATGGCTATTATAACAGATGTTACATCTCCGAAAACTAGAGGAAAAGCCATG GCATTGGTTGGAATAGCTTTTTCCATAGGTTTTATTGTAGGACCAATGATAGGAGGATTTTTTGCTTGGAGCTCAAGCAATAATAGAGAAGGAACTTGGTACTTAGTACCAGCTATGTTTGCATTTTTCTTAACTGCAGGCGATTTATGTTTTATTGCTTTCAATTTAAGAGAATCACTGCCAAAGAAATGTAGAGCAGTGTCCCTAAAGTCTGGTATAACTGGAGCTATTGCTTATATCAATCCAATAGATCTGTTTCAATTTAATGGAGTATCTGGCTTAAGCCTGCAAg ATAAAAAATGTCTGAAGACTCTTGGCTATGTATACTTCATGTACTTATTTCTTTACAGTGGCTTAGAATTTACGTTAACGTTTTTGACccattatttatttgaattcaCAAGTATGCAACAGGGCTGGATGTTTTTGGGCATTGGATTAGTAATGGCCCTCTTGCAAGGAGGTTGGGTACGAACCATTCCTCCAAATAAAACAAAATCTACAGCAGAATTG GGCTTATGGTTAATAATTCCAGCATTTGTATGCATTGGAATAGCAGAAAATCTGCTAATGCTATCTATTGGGGTACTTCTATTTGCAATTT CCACTGCCATGGTTGTAACTTGTATGATGACCCTGGTATCACAAATTGGGCCCGAGAATCAAAAAGGAGTTATAACAGGTGTATTTCGTTCTCTTGGAGCATTGGCTAGGGCTTGTGGACCTATCATAGCCTCTTCAG CTTTCTGGTGTATTGGAAGTAAAACAACATATCTTATCGGGGCTGTACTTCTTGTATTTCCACCATTAATTCTGCAgggcataaaataa
- the Stat92E gene encoding signal transducer and transcription activator Stat92E isoform X1, protein MALWAKTQQLPQDALQQVRSVYGEHFPIEVRHFLSSWIEEQMWTEIEPDNPQFEQYIANIVISLIQELESKAASLNTDDMFLTKIKLMEAAKSFRQRYTHNPTTLFRIISHCLGTEMKLVGQVENLGGTLMSVAGGKVGLISDAIAEIAQHVESLRRRTQETGEDLRKMEQEQEAFAISYHECTKLNAHLQHLATQPQNQQNIDLEKKIRRQKEQQEQLLNHKVTGLMQLRLTLADKLKDTITRLNSLQSRVLDDELIRWKRDQQLAGNGAPFNNNLDSIQEWCESLAELIWLNRQQIKEAERLKQKFALEPPGMQDILPTLNSQITQLLSSLVTSTFIIEKQPPQVMKTNTRFTSTVRLLVGGKLNVHMTPPQVKVSIISEAQANALLKSDKMSKNSEASGEILNNTGTMEYHQATRQLSVSFRNMQLKKIKRAEKKGTESVMDEKFSLLFQSQFSVGGGELVFQVWTLSLPVVVIVHGNQEPHAWATVTWDNAFAEPGRVPFAVPDKVPWGQVAEALNVKFRSATGRSLTEDNLRFLAEKAFRGGNAAGQDYSGLLLSWAQFCKEPLPERNFTFWEWFYAVMKLTREHLRGPWIDGYILGFVRKKQAEEMLANCASGTFLMRFSDSELGGVTIAWVGDQTEVFMLQPFTSKDFAIRSLADRVFDLQHLLYLYPDLSKDQAFSKYYTPFTENQSTSTNGYVKPFLVTHIPGWGGPGVGGQTPSHSSVIGVGSSGQSGAGGSYPATPSTMFQAHSPDPSVTRDTPSVASSYAPGLGQSSVGRANPDLDYVELMGHGELPSFDENLNLDHFNGFSFSELIHSYNSKPQ, encoded by the exons ATGGCTCTGTGGGCGAAAACACAACAATTGCCACAAGATGCGTTGCAACAGGTGCGTTCAGTTTATGGAGAACACTTTCCAATAGAAGTTCGTCATTTCCTGTCATCTTGGATAGAAGAACAAATgtg GACTGAAATAGAGCCTGATAATCCACAATTCGAACAGTACATAGCTAATATCGTCATATCATTGATACAAGAATTAGAATCTAAAGCAGCATCTTTAAACACAGATGATATGTTTCTTACGAAGATAAAACTAATGGAAGCTGCGAAAAGTTTTCGT CAGAGATATACACATAACCCCACTACACTGTTTAGAATAATCAGTCACTGCTTAGGAACAGAAATGAAGTTGGTAGGTCAAGTAGAAAATTTAGGAGGAACTTTAATGAGTGTGGCAGGAGGAAAAGTAGGTTTGATAAGCGACGCTATCGCAGAAATAGCGCAACACGTTGAATCCTTAAGGCGCAGAACTCAAGAAACTGGTGAAGATTTGCGAAAAAtggaacaagaacaagaagcttTTGCTATTAGTTATCACGAGTGTACCAAGCTAAATGCGCATCTTCAACATCTTGCGACCCAGCCACAGAATCAACAGAATATAGATCTAGAAAAGAAAATTAGACG GCAAaaggagcaacaggaacaactattGAATCATAAAGTAACTGGTTTGATGCAGCTAAGATTAACATTAGCCGATAAACTTAAAGACACCATTACTAGATTAAATAGCTTGCAGTCTAGAGTCTTGGACGATGAACTTATTAG GTGGAAAAGGGATCAACAGTTAGCTGGAAACGGTGCGCCCTTTAATAATAATTTGGACTCTATTCAAGAATGGTGTGAAAGTTTAGCTGAATTGATCTGGTTAAATCGTCAGCAAATTAAAGAGGCTGAACGATTAAAACAAAAGTTTGCTCTCGAACCACCCGGAATGCAAGATATTCTTCCCACACTGAATTCGCAGATTACGCAGCTCCTTAGCTCGCTAGTAACTAGTACGTTTATCATAGAAAAGCAGCCGCCACAGGTAATGAAGACCAATACTCGCTTCACAAGTACGGTACGTCTTCTTGTGGGAGGAAAGTTGAACGTTCACATGACGCCTCCTCAAGTAAAAGTCAGCATTATTAGCGAGGCTCAAGCAAATGCTCTTTTAAAGAGCGACAAAATGTCGAAAAACTCTGAAGCAAGTGGCGAAATTCTAAACAATACAGGAACGATGGAATACCACCAA GCAACGAGACAACTCTCTGTAAGCTTTCGCAACATGCAATTGAAAAAGATCAAAAGGGCGGAAAAGAAGGGAACAGAATCGGTAATGGACGAGAAATTTTCGCTTCTGTTCCAATCGCAATTTAGCGTTGGGGGAGGTGAATTGGTATTTCAGGTTTGGACATTGAGTTTGCCGGTTGTGGTAATCGTACATGGGAATCAAGAGCCTCATGCGTGGGCCACTGTTACGTGGGACAACGCTTTCGCTGAGCCTGGAAGAGTGCCATTCGCTGTACCAGACAAGGTTCCGTGGGGCCAGGTAGCCGAAGCGTTGAATGTTAAATTTCGATCAGCAACGGGTCGTTCTTTAACTGAAGACAACCTTCGGTTTCTCGCGGAGAAAGCGTTTCGTGGTGGCAATGCCGCTGGCCAAGATTATTCTGGTTTGTTATTGAGCTGGGCACAGTTTTGCAAAGAGCCATTGCCCGAGAGGAACTTTACGTTCTGGGAATGGTTTTACGCTGTAATGAAACTGACGAGAGAGCATTTGAGAGGGCCGTGGATCGACGGTTACATATTGGGATTTGTAAGAAAGAAGCAAGCCGAGGAAATGCTGGCCAATTGCGCATCAGGAACTTTTCTTATGCGTTTCTCAGATTCTGAGCTCGGTGGAGTCACCATTGCGTGGGTTGGAG ATCAAACCGAGGTATTTATGCTGCAACCATTCACGAGCAAGGATTTTGCGATCCGTAGTTTGGCGGACCGGGTATTCGATCTACAACACTTGCTATATCTCTATCCGGATTTATCGAAGGATCAAGCGTTTTCAAAGTATTACACACCGTTCACAG AAAATCAATCCACGTCGACGAATGGATATGTGAAACCTTTCTTAGTAACGCACATACCTGGTTGGGGTGGACCGGGCGTTGGTGGTCAGACACCGTCGCACTCGTCCGTAATTGGGGTAGGCAGTAGCGGTCAGAGTGGTGCGGGTGGTAGTTATCCTGCAACACCATCTACCATGTTCCAAGCGCACAGTCCTGACCCGTCCGTGACGCGTGATACTCCATCAGTGGCTTCCAG CTACGCTCCGGGCCTTGGCCAGTCAAGCGTTGGGCGAGCAAACCCGGACCTGGACTATGTGGAGCTGATGGGTCACGGTGAGCTGCCCTCGTTCGATGAAAATCTCAACTTGGACCACTTTAACGGCTTTAGCTTCTCCGAGCTCATACACTCGTACAACTCGAAGCCGCAGTAG
- the Stat92E gene encoding signal transducer and transcription activator Stat92E isoform X2 produces the protein MALWAKTQQLPQDALQQVRSVYGEHFPIEVRHFLSSWIEEQMWTEIEPDNPQFEQYIANIVISLIQELESKAASLNTDDMFLTKIKLMEAAKSFRRYTHNPTTLFRIISHCLGTEMKLVGQVENLGGTLMSVAGGKVGLISDAIAEIAQHVESLRRRTQETGEDLRKMEQEQEAFAISYHECTKLNAHLQHLATQPQNQQNIDLEKKIRRQKEQQEQLLNHKVTGLMQLRLTLADKLKDTITRLNSLQSRVLDDELIRWKRDQQLAGNGAPFNNNLDSIQEWCESLAELIWLNRQQIKEAERLKQKFALEPPGMQDILPTLNSQITQLLSSLVTSTFIIEKQPPQVMKTNTRFTSTVRLLVGGKLNVHMTPPQVKVSIISEAQANALLKSDKMSKNSEASGEILNNTGTMEYHQATRQLSVSFRNMQLKKIKRAEKKGTESVMDEKFSLLFQSQFSVGGGELVFQVWTLSLPVVVIVHGNQEPHAWATVTWDNAFAEPGRVPFAVPDKVPWGQVAEALNVKFRSATGRSLTEDNLRFLAEKAFRGGNAAGQDYSGLLLSWAQFCKEPLPERNFTFWEWFYAVMKLTREHLRGPWIDGYILGFVRKKQAEEMLANCASGTFLMRFSDSELGGVTIAWVGDQTEVFMLQPFTSKDFAIRSLADRVFDLQHLLYLYPDLSKDQAFSKYYTPFTENQSTSTNGYVKPFLVTHIPGWGGPGVGGQTPSHSSVIGVGSSGQSGAGGSYPATPSTMFQAHSPDPSVTRDTPSVASSYAPGLGQSSVGRANPDLDYVELMGHGELPSFDENLNLDHFNGFSFSELIHSYNSKPQ, from the exons ATGGCTCTGTGGGCGAAAACACAACAATTGCCACAAGATGCGTTGCAACAGGTGCGTTCAGTTTATGGAGAACACTTTCCAATAGAAGTTCGTCATTTCCTGTCATCTTGGATAGAAGAACAAATgtg GACTGAAATAGAGCCTGATAATCCACAATTCGAACAGTACATAGCTAATATCGTCATATCATTGATACAAGAATTAGAATCTAAAGCAGCATCTTTAAACACAGATGATATGTTTCTTACGAAGATAAAACTAATGGAAGCTGCGAAAAGTTTTCGT AGATATACACATAACCCCACTACACTGTTTAGAATAATCAGTCACTGCTTAGGAACAGAAATGAAGTTGGTAGGTCAAGTAGAAAATTTAGGAGGAACTTTAATGAGTGTGGCAGGAGGAAAAGTAGGTTTGATAAGCGACGCTATCGCAGAAATAGCGCAACACGTTGAATCCTTAAGGCGCAGAACTCAAGAAACTGGTGAAGATTTGCGAAAAAtggaacaagaacaagaagcttTTGCTATTAGTTATCACGAGTGTACCAAGCTAAATGCGCATCTTCAACATCTTGCGACCCAGCCACAGAATCAACAGAATATAGATCTAGAAAAGAAAATTAGACG GCAAaaggagcaacaggaacaactattGAATCATAAAGTAACTGGTTTGATGCAGCTAAGATTAACATTAGCCGATAAACTTAAAGACACCATTACTAGATTAAATAGCTTGCAGTCTAGAGTCTTGGACGATGAACTTATTAG GTGGAAAAGGGATCAACAGTTAGCTGGAAACGGTGCGCCCTTTAATAATAATTTGGACTCTATTCAAGAATGGTGTGAAAGTTTAGCTGAATTGATCTGGTTAAATCGTCAGCAAATTAAAGAGGCTGAACGATTAAAACAAAAGTTTGCTCTCGAACCACCCGGAATGCAAGATATTCTTCCCACACTGAATTCGCAGATTACGCAGCTCCTTAGCTCGCTAGTAACTAGTACGTTTATCATAGAAAAGCAGCCGCCACAGGTAATGAAGACCAATACTCGCTTCACAAGTACGGTACGTCTTCTTGTGGGAGGAAAGTTGAACGTTCACATGACGCCTCCTCAAGTAAAAGTCAGCATTATTAGCGAGGCTCAAGCAAATGCTCTTTTAAAGAGCGACAAAATGTCGAAAAACTCTGAAGCAAGTGGCGAAATTCTAAACAATACAGGAACGATGGAATACCACCAA GCAACGAGACAACTCTCTGTAAGCTTTCGCAACATGCAATTGAAAAAGATCAAAAGGGCGGAAAAGAAGGGAACAGAATCGGTAATGGACGAGAAATTTTCGCTTCTGTTCCAATCGCAATTTAGCGTTGGGGGAGGTGAATTGGTATTTCAGGTTTGGACATTGAGTTTGCCGGTTGTGGTAATCGTACATGGGAATCAAGAGCCTCATGCGTGGGCCACTGTTACGTGGGACAACGCTTTCGCTGAGCCTGGAAGAGTGCCATTCGCTGTACCAGACAAGGTTCCGTGGGGCCAGGTAGCCGAAGCGTTGAATGTTAAATTTCGATCAGCAACGGGTCGTTCTTTAACTGAAGACAACCTTCGGTTTCTCGCGGAGAAAGCGTTTCGTGGTGGCAATGCCGCTGGCCAAGATTATTCTGGTTTGTTATTGAGCTGGGCACAGTTTTGCAAAGAGCCATTGCCCGAGAGGAACTTTACGTTCTGGGAATGGTTTTACGCTGTAATGAAACTGACGAGAGAGCATTTGAGAGGGCCGTGGATCGACGGTTACATATTGGGATTTGTAAGAAAGAAGCAAGCCGAGGAAATGCTGGCCAATTGCGCATCAGGAACTTTTCTTATGCGTTTCTCAGATTCTGAGCTCGGTGGAGTCACCATTGCGTGGGTTGGAG ATCAAACCGAGGTATTTATGCTGCAACCATTCACGAGCAAGGATTTTGCGATCCGTAGTTTGGCGGACCGGGTATTCGATCTACAACACTTGCTATATCTCTATCCGGATTTATCGAAGGATCAAGCGTTTTCAAAGTATTACACACCGTTCACAG AAAATCAATCCACGTCGACGAATGGATATGTGAAACCTTTCTTAGTAACGCACATACCTGGTTGGGGTGGACCGGGCGTTGGTGGTCAGACACCGTCGCACTCGTCCGTAATTGGGGTAGGCAGTAGCGGTCAGAGTGGTGCGGGTGGTAGTTATCCTGCAACACCATCTACCATGTTCCAAGCGCACAGTCCTGACCCGTCCGTGACGCGTGATACTCCATCAGTGGCTTCCAG CTACGCTCCGGGCCTTGGCCAGTCAAGCGTTGGGCGAGCAAACCCGGACCTGGACTATGTGGAGCTGATGGGTCACGGTGAGCTGCCCTCGTTCGATGAAAATCTCAACTTGGACCACTTTAACGGCTTTAGCTTCTCCGAGCTCATACACTCGTACAACTCGAAGCCGCAGTAG
- the Stat92E gene encoding signal transducer and transcription activator Stat92E isoform X3, with product MALWAKTQQLPQDALQQVRSVYGEHFPIEVRHFLSSWIEEQMWTEIEPDNPQFEQYIANIVISLIQELESKAASLNTDDMFLTKIKLMEAAKSFRQRYTHNPTTLFRIISHCLGTEMKLVGQVENLGGTLMSVAGGKVGLISDAIAEIAQHVESLRRRTQETGEDLRKMEQEQEAFAISYHECTKLNAHLQHLATQPQNQQNIDLEKKIRRQKEQQEQLLNHKVTGLMQLRLTLADKLKDTITRLNSLQSRVLDDELIRWKRDQQLAGNGAPFNNNLDSIQEWCESLAELIWLNRQQIKEAERLKQKFALEPPGMQDILPTLNSQITQLLSSLVTSTFIIEKQPPQVMKTNTRFTSTVRLLVGGKLNVHMTPPQVKVSIISEAQANALLKSDKMSKNSEASGEILNNTGTMEYHQATRQLSVSFRNMQLKKIKRAEKKGTESVMDEKFSLLFQSQFSVGGGELVFQVWTLSLPVVVIVHGNQEPHAWATVTWDNAFAEPGRVPFAVPDKVPWGQVAEALNVKFRSATGRSLTEDNLRFLAEKAFRGGNAAGQDYSGLLLSWAQFCKEPLPERNFTFWEWFYAVMKLTREHLRGPWIDGYILGFVRKKQAEEMLANCASGTFLMRFSDSELGGVTIAWVGDQTEVFMLQPFTSKDFAIRSLADRVFDLQHLLYLYPDLSKDQAFSKYYTPFTENQSTSTNGYVKPFLVTHIPGWGGPGVGGQTPSHSSVIGVGSSGQSGAGGSYPATPSTMFQAHSPDPSVTRDTPSVASSERLNQGLKSK from the exons ATGGCTCTGTGGGCGAAAACACAACAATTGCCACAAGATGCGTTGCAACAGGTGCGTTCAGTTTATGGAGAACACTTTCCAATAGAAGTTCGTCATTTCCTGTCATCTTGGATAGAAGAACAAATgtg GACTGAAATAGAGCCTGATAATCCACAATTCGAACAGTACATAGCTAATATCGTCATATCATTGATACAAGAATTAGAATCTAAAGCAGCATCTTTAAACACAGATGATATGTTTCTTACGAAGATAAAACTAATGGAAGCTGCGAAAAGTTTTCGT CAGAGATATACACATAACCCCACTACACTGTTTAGAATAATCAGTCACTGCTTAGGAACAGAAATGAAGTTGGTAGGTCAAGTAGAAAATTTAGGAGGAACTTTAATGAGTGTGGCAGGAGGAAAAGTAGGTTTGATAAGCGACGCTATCGCAGAAATAGCGCAACACGTTGAATCCTTAAGGCGCAGAACTCAAGAAACTGGTGAAGATTTGCGAAAAAtggaacaagaacaagaagcttTTGCTATTAGTTATCACGAGTGTACCAAGCTAAATGCGCATCTTCAACATCTTGCGACCCAGCCACAGAATCAACAGAATATAGATCTAGAAAAGAAAATTAGACG GCAAaaggagcaacaggaacaactattGAATCATAAAGTAACTGGTTTGATGCAGCTAAGATTAACATTAGCCGATAAACTTAAAGACACCATTACTAGATTAAATAGCTTGCAGTCTAGAGTCTTGGACGATGAACTTATTAG GTGGAAAAGGGATCAACAGTTAGCTGGAAACGGTGCGCCCTTTAATAATAATTTGGACTCTATTCAAGAATGGTGTGAAAGTTTAGCTGAATTGATCTGGTTAAATCGTCAGCAAATTAAAGAGGCTGAACGATTAAAACAAAAGTTTGCTCTCGAACCACCCGGAATGCAAGATATTCTTCCCACACTGAATTCGCAGATTACGCAGCTCCTTAGCTCGCTAGTAACTAGTACGTTTATCATAGAAAAGCAGCCGCCACAGGTAATGAAGACCAATACTCGCTTCACAAGTACGGTACGTCTTCTTGTGGGAGGAAAGTTGAACGTTCACATGACGCCTCCTCAAGTAAAAGTCAGCATTATTAGCGAGGCTCAAGCAAATGCTCTTTTAAAGAGCGACAAAATGTCGAAAAACTCTGAAGCAAGTGGCGAAATTCTAAACAATACAGGAACGATGGAATACCACCAA GCAACGAGACAACTCTCTGTAAGCTTTCGCAACATGCAATTGAAAAAGATCAAAAGGGCGGAAAAGAAGGGAACAGAATCGGTAATGGACGAGAAATTTTCGCTTCTGTTCCAATCGCAATTTAGCGTTGGGGGAGGTGAATTGGTATTTCAGGTTTGGACATTGAGTTTGCCGGTTGTGGTAATCGTACATGGGAATCAAGAGCCTCATGCGTGGGCCACTGTTACGTGGGACAACGCTTTCGCTGAGCCTGGAAGAGTGCCATTCGCTGTACCAGACAAGGTTCCGTGGGGCCAGGTAGCCGAAGCGTTGAATGTTAAATTTCGATCAGCAACGGGTCGTTCTTTAACTGAAGACAACCTTCGGTTTCTCGCGGAGAAAGCGTTTCGTGGTGGCAATGCCGCTGGCCAAGATTATTCTGGTTTGTTATTGAGCTGGGCACAGTTTTGCAAAGAGCCATTGCCCGAGAGGAACTTTACGTTCTGGGAATGGTTTTACGCTGTAATGAAACTGACGAGAGAGCATTTGAGAGGGCCGTGGATCGACGGTTACATATTGGGATTTGTAAGAAAGAAGCAAGCCGAGGAAATGCTGGCCAATTGCGCATCAGGAACTTTTCTTATGCGTTTCTCAGATTCTGAGCTCGGTGGAGTCACCATTGCGTGGGTTGGAG ATCAAACCGAGGTATTTATGCTGCAACCATTCACGAGCAAGGATTTTGCGATCCGTAGTTTGGCGGACCGGGTATTCGATCTACAACACTTGCTATATCTCTATCCGGATTTATCGAAGGATCAAGCGTTTTCAAAGTATTACACACCGTTCACAG AAAATCAATCCACGTCGACGAATGGATATGTGAAACCTTTCTTAGTAACGCACATACCTGGTTGGGGTGGACCGGGCGTTGGTGGTCAGACACCGTCGCACTCGTCCGTAATTGGGGTAGGCAGTAGCGGTCAGAGTGGTGCGGGTGGTAGTTATCCTGCAACACCATCTACCATGTTCCAAGCGCACAGTCCTGACCCGTCCGTGACGCGTGATACTCCATCAGTGGCTTCCAG TGAACGACTTAACCAAGGCTTAAAAAGTAAATAA
- the Stat92E gene encoding signal transducer and transcription activator Stat92E isoform X4, whose amino-acid sequence MALWAKTQQLPQDALQQVRSVYGEHFPIEVRHFLSSWIEEQMWTEIEPDNPQFEQYIANIVISLIQELESKAASLNTDDMFLTKIKLMEAAKSFRQRYTHNPTTLFRIISHCLGTEMKLVGQVENLGGTLMSVAGGKVGLISDAIAEIAQHVESLRRRTQETGEDLRKMEQEQEAFAISYHECTKLNAHLQHLATQPQNQQNIDLEKKIRRQKEQQEQLLNHKVTGLMQLRLTLADKLKDTITRLNSLQSRVLDDELIRWKRDQQLAGNGAPFNNNLDSIQEWCESLAELIWLNRQQIKEAERLKQKFALEPPGMQDILPTLNSQITQLLSSLVTSTFIIEKQPPQVMKTNTRFTSTVRLLVGGKLNVHMTPPQVKVSIISEAQANALLKSDKMSKNSEASGEILNNTGTMEYHQATRQLSVSFRNMQLKKIKRAEKKGTESVMDEKFSLLFQSQFSVGGGELVFQVWTLSLPVVVIVHGNQEPHAWATVTWDNAFAEPGRVPFAVPDKVPWGQVAEALNVKFRSATGRSLTEDNLRFLAEKAFRGGNAAGQDYSGLLLSWAQFCKEPLPERNFTFWEWFYAVMKLTREHLRGPWIDGYILGFVRKKQAEEMLANCASGTFLMRFSDSELGGVTIAWVGDQTEVFMLQPFTSKDFAIRSLADRVFDLQHLLYLYPDLSKDQAFSKYYTPFTVNDLTKA is encoded by the exons ATGGCTCTGTGGGCGAAAACACAACAATTGCCACAAGATGCGTTGCAACAGGTGCGTTCAGTTTATGGAGAACACTTTCCAATAGAAGTTCGTCATTTCCTGTCATCTTGGATAGAAGAACAAATgtg GACTGAAATAGAGCCTGATAATCCACAATTCGAACAGTACATAGCTAATATCGTCATATCATTGATACAAGAATTAGAATCTAAAGCAGCATCTTTAAACACAGATGATATGTTTCTTACGAAGATAAAACTAATGGAAGCTGCGAAAAGTTTTCGT CAGAGATATACACATAACCCCACTACACTGTTTAGAATAATCAGTCACTGCTTAGGAACAGAAATGAAGTTGGTAGGTCAAGTAGAAAATTTAGGAGGAACTTTAATGAGTGTGGCAGGAGGAAAAGTAGGTTTGATAAGCGACGCTATCGCAGAAATAGCGCAACACGTTGAATCCTTAAGGCGCAGAACTCAAGAAACTGGTGAAGATTTGCGAAAAAtggaacaagaacaagaagcttTTGCTATTAGTTATCACGAGTGTACCAAGCTAAATGCGCATCTTCAACATCTTGCGACCCAGCCACAGAATCAACAGAATATAGATCTAGAAAAGAAAATTAGACG GCAAaaggagcaacaggaacaactattGAATCATAAAGTAACTGGTTTGATGCAGCTAAGATTAACATTAGCCGATAAACTTAAAGACACCATTACTAGATTAAATAGCTTGCAGTCTAGAGTCTTGGACGATGAACTTATTAG GTGGAAAAGGGATCAACAGTTAGCTGGAAACGGTGCGCCCTTTAATAATAATTTGGACTCTATTCAAGAATGGTGTGAAAGTTTAGCTGAATTGATCTGGTTAAATCGTCAGCAAATTAAAGAGGCTGAACGATTAAAACAAAAGTTTGCTCTCGAACCACCCGGAATGCAAGATATTCTTCCCACACTGAATTCGCAGATTACGCAGCTCCTTAGCTCGCTAGTAACTAGTACGTTTATCATAGAAAAGCAGCCGCCACAGGTAATGAAGACCAATACTCGCTTCACAAGTACGGTACGTCTTCTTGTGGGAGGAAAGTTGAACGTTCACATGACGCCTCCTCAAGTAAAAGTCAGCATTATTAGCGAGGCTCAAGCAAATGCTCTTTTAAAGAGCGACAAAATGTCGAAAAACTCTGAAGCAAGTGGCGAAATTCTAAACAATACAGGAACGATGGAATACCACCAA GCAACGAGACAACTCTCTGTAAGCTTTCGCAACATGCAATTGAAAAAGATCAAAAGGGCGGAAAAGAAGGGAACAGAATCGGTAATGGACGAGAAATTTTCGCTTCTGTTCCAATCGCAATTTAGCGTTGGGGGAGGTGAATTGGTATTTCAGGTTTGGACATTGAGTTTGCCGGTTGTGGTAATCGTACATGGGAATCAAGAGCCTCATGCGTGGGCCACTGTTACGTGGGACAACGCTTTCGCTGAGCCTGGAAGAGTGCCATTCGCTGTACCAGACAAGGTTCCGTGGGGCCAGGTAGCCGAAGCGTTGAATGTTAAATTTCGATCAGCAACGGGTCGTTCTTTAACTGAAGACAACCTTCGGTTTCTCGCGGAGAAAGCGTTTCGTGGTGGCAATGCCGCTGGCCAAGATTATTCTGGTTTGTTATTGAGCTGGGCACAGTTTTGCAAAGAGCCATTGCCCGAGAGGAACTTTACGTTCTGGGAATGGTTTTACGCTGTAATGAAACTGACGAGAGAGCATTTGAGAGGGCCGTGGATCGACGGTTACATATTGGGATTTGTAAGAAAGAAGCAAGCCGAGGAAATGCTGGCCAATTGCGCATCAGGAACTTTTCTTATGCGTTTCTCAGATTCTGAGCTCGGTGGAGTCACCATTGCGTGGGTTGGAG ATCAAACCGAGGTATTTATGCTGCAACCATTCACGAGCAAGGATTTTGCGATCCGTAGTTTGGCGGACCGGGTATTCGATCTACAACACTTGCTATATCTCTATCCGGATTTATCGAAGGATCAAGCGTTTTCAAAGTATTACACACCGTTCACAG TGAACGACTTAACCAAGGCTTAA